A single region of the Austwickia chelonae genome encodes:
- a CDS encoding YnfA family protein: MDVLRSVALFVIAAVAEIGGAWLVWQGIREQRGLAWVGAGFVALGLYGLVATLQPDAHFGRILAAYGGVFVAGSLAWGMVVDGFRPDRWDVIGAAFCLVGVAVIMYAPRPS, encoded by the coding sequence ATGGACGTTCTACGCTCGGTCGCCCTCTTCGTCATCGCCGCTGTCGCCGAGATCGGGGGCGCCTGGCTGGTCTGGCAGGGCATCCGGGAGCAACGAGGCCTCGCCTGGGTCGGAGCCGGGTTCGTCGCGCTCGGCCTGTACGGGCTCGTCGCCACCCTTCAGCCGGACGCCCATTTCGGGAGGATTCTCGCGGCCTACGGCGGCGTCTTCGTCGCCGGGTCGCTGGCGTGGGGAATGGTCGTCGACGGCTTCCGCCCCGATCGCTGGGATGTCATCGGCGCGGCGTTCTGCCTGGTCGGCGTGGCCGTCATCATGTACGCACCCAGGCCGTCCTGA
- a CDS encoding PTS transporter subunit EIIC produces MFKQLQRIGKSFMLPIAILPAAGLLLGIGGALSNPTTVTAYPALDNALLQGIFKVMNDAGAIVFTNLAILLSVGLCIGLAKRDKGTAALSGLVGYFVMTATIGALLKVFDPGGKPVDTGVVGSLAIGGVAVWLHNRYYNIQLPAFLGFFGGSRFVPIVTSFAAMGVGAVFFLVWPPVQQALIVSGESIASLGALGTFLYGFLLRLSGAVGLHHVVYPMFWYTPLGGTEMVAGQQVVGAQKIFFAQLADPAHAGLFTEGTKYFAGRFGTMMFGLPGAAFAMWRCVPAERRAKYTGLFFSVALTSFVTGITEPLEFMFLFVAPLLYVWHAFLDGVSFLAADLLSVRIGNTFSGGVIDFTLFGVLQGNDRTNWLLVVPFGVAWFFVYYFSFSVAIRRFGIATPGRFEEETDGGEVVGSGSGDVVEPGPGTSPLRQECEQIVSALGGAGNLESVDACITRLRVAVRRPDEVDKDALRTVGAAGVIEVAGGVQVVFGAKAIIYRNEIVEMLDLDD; encoded by the coding sequence ATGTTCAAACAGCTCCAACGGATCGGGAAGAGTTTCATGCTCCCGATCGCGATCCTCCCTGCTGCGGGGCTGCTCCTCGGCATCGGCGGCGCACTGTCCAATCCCACGACGGTCACGGCGTATCCCGCTCTGGACAACGCCCTGCTCCAGGGCATCTTCAAGGTGATGAACGACGCCGGTGCCATCGTCTTCACGAATCTGGCGATCCTGCTGTCGGTCGGTCTGTGCATCGGATTGGCCAAGCGGGACAAGGGGACCGCGGCCTTGTCCGGTCTGGTCGGTTATTTCGTGATGACGGCGACGATCGGCGCGCTGTTGAAGGTCTTCGACCCGGGTGGCAAGCCGGTGGACACCGGTGTGGTGGGCTCGTTGGCCATCGGCGGGGTCGCGGTGTGGCTGCACAACCGGTACTACAACATCCAGTTGCCGGCCTTCCTGGGTTTCTTCGGCGGGTCACGCTTCGTGCCGATCGTGACCTCCTTCGCGGCGATGGGGGTCGGGGCGGTCTTCTTCCTGGTGTGGCCGCCGGTCCAGCAGGCGTTGATCGTCTCGGGGGAGTCGATCGCTTCGTTGGGAGCACTGGGAACCTTCCTGTACGGCTTCCTGTTGCGGCTGTCCGGGGCGGTCGGCCTGCACCACGTGGTCTATCCGATGTTCTGGTACACCCCGTTGGGCGGCACGGAGATGGTGGCCGGTCAGCAGGTGGTGGGGGCGCAGAAGATCTTCTTCGCCCAGTTGGCCGATCCTGCGCACGCGGGGTTATTCACCGAGGGGACGAAGTATTTCGCGGGTCGGTTCGGCACGATGATGTTCGGTCTGCCGGGGGCGGCCTTCGCGATGTGGAGGTGTGTACCGGCGGAGCGGCGGGCGAAGTACACGGGTCTGTTCTTCTCGGTGGCGTTGACCTCGTTCGTGACGGGGATCACCGAGCCGTTGGAGTTCATGTTCCTGTTCGTGGCGCCGCTGCTGTACGTCTGGCACGCCTTCCTGGACGGGGTGAGCTTCCTCGCGGCGGACCTGCTGTCGGTGCGGATCGGGAACACCTTCTCCGGCGGGGTCATCGACTTCACCTTGTTCGGCGTGCTGCAGGGCAACGACCGGACGAACTGGCTGTTGGTCGTCCCGTTCGGGGTGGCGTGGTTCTTCGTCTACTACTTCTCGTTCAGTGTGGCGATCCGCCGGTTCGGGATCGCGACGCCGGGCCGTTTCGAGGAGGAGACCGATGGCGGTGAGGTGGTGGGTTCGGGGTCCGGTGATGTGGTCGAACCGGGGCCCGGGACGAGCCCGCTGCGTCAGGAGTGCGAGCAGATCGTGTCGGCACTGGGCGGTGCAGGGAACCTGGAGAGCGTGGACGCGTGCATCACCCGGTTGCGGGTCGCGGTGCGCAGGCCGGATGAGGTGGACAAGGACGCTCTGCGCACTGTGGGTGCGGCGGGCGTCATCGAGGTCGCCGGTGGGGTGCAGGTGGTCTTCGGTGCGAAGGCGATCATCTACCGGAACGAAATCGTCGAGATGCTCGACCTGGACGACTAG
- a CDS encoding RHS repeat-associated core domain-containing protein has translation MSSALSALAGGHLAPGTGQTVMGRRSVWAGFVSAAIPVSGMTGLGVRWYNPVTGRFTTPDPSVEEKNTYLYTGGNCCHRVDPMGEAAGLRGLFEVVTGEIISVIPKKLGFASGPWSGRAVCPGLPLTGR, from the coding sequence GTGTCGTCGGCCCTGTCGGCGCTTGCTGGTGGGCATCTGGCACCTGGAACTGGGCAGACCGTGATGGGTCGGCGTTCGGTGTGGGCAGGATTCGTGTCGGCAGCGATCCCGGTTTCCGGGATGACCGGGTTAGGTGTGCGTTGGTACAACCCGGTGACCGGGCGTTTCACCACCCCGGATCCTTCCGTGGAGGAGAAGAACACCTATCTCTACACGGGTGGCAACTGTTGTCACCGGGTCGACCCCATGGGTGAGGCAGCCGGGTTGAGAGGCCTCTTCGAGGTCGTCACCGGCGAGATCATTTCTGTGATTCCGAAGAAGCTGGGTTTCGCGTCGGGCCCATGGTCTGGGCGTGCGGTGTGCCCGGGCCTGCCCTTGACCGGTCGGTGA
- a CDS encoding endo-beta-N-acetylglucosaminidase H, which produces MAARHDVPAHPRYVGITPPPRFLAALMTAFLVVVGAIAAPGPAQAASPRKHKSIVYVEVNSNELANAGKYRLADGTNVFDIAIIFAANINTGSDGNAKLHLNDKVQRTLDNADTQIRPLQRHGTKVTLSLLGNHQKSGFANFPTREAADQYAAQVAQVVKQYGLDGVDIDDEWVKYGSNGVPAANGQSAIWLVEALHAKLPQGSIISLYNIGPAAGQLAAALSKVTDKITYICNPHYGTYAPPSFNVDKSRLGAAAVDLNQTGKSRIRELAQSTVRDGYGYFVTYDLTAGDHSATLSTFTEKLYGQRAVHKG; this is translated from the coding sequence ATGGCAGCACGCCACGACGTGCCCGCTCACCCGCGATATGTCGGCATCACACCGCCACCCCGTTTCCTCGCGGCCCTGATGACCGCCTTCCTCGTCGTGGTCGGCGCCATCGCCGCACCAGGACCAGCCCAGGCTGCTTCTCCCCGGAAGCACAAGAGCATCGTCTACGTCGAGGTCAACTCCAACGAACTGGCCAACGCCGGTAAATACCGACTGGCCGACGGCACGAACGTCTTCGACATCGCCATCATCTTCGCCGCGAACATCAACACCGGCAGCGACGGCAACGCAAAGCTCCACCTCAACGACAAGGTGCAGCGGACCCTCGACAATGCGGACACCCAGATCCGCCCCCTGCAACGCCATGGCACCAAGGTGACCCTGTCATTGCTGGGCAACCACCAGAAGTCCGGCTTCGCGAACTTCCCGACCAGGGAAGCCGCCGATCAGTACGCCGCCCAGGTGGCACAGGTCGTCAAGCAGTACGGGCTGGACGGCGTCGACATCGACGACGAGTGGGTCAAGTACGGTTCCAACGGTGTACCTGCCGCGAACGGACAGTCGGCGATCTGGCTCGTCGAAGCCCTCCACGCGAAGCTCCCCCAGGGCAGCATCATCTCGCTGTACAACATCGGCCCGGCCGCCGGCCAGCTGGCAGCCGCCCTGAGCAAGGTGACCGACAAGATCACCTACATCTGCAACCCCCACTACGGCACGTACGCGCCCCCGTCGTTCAACGTGGACAAGTCACGCCTCGGCGCGGCCGCCGTCGATCTCAACCAGACCGGCAAGTCCCGGATCCGAGAACTCGCACAGAGCACCGTCCGCGACGGTTACGGCTACTTCGTCACCTACGACCTCACCGCGGGCGACCACAGCGCCACCCTCTCGACCTTCACCGAGAAGCTCTACGGGCAACGCGCCGTCCACAAGGGCTGA
- a CDS encoding Na+/H+ antiporter subunit A — MITLVLAHLGLALFAPLLVSRIGARAFWALALPPALTVGWAVLSYADVHSHSPPTERYTWVPELGLELLFRLDPLAWLMTLVVTGIGVLVLIYCAAYFDDEEPGLGRFAGCLLAFAGAMLGLVTTDNLLVLYIFWEATTVLSYLLIGHVTGSRASRSAAMEALVVTTFGGLAMLVGIILLGEQSGTYRISELAAGHDPSTATSIAVVLLLLGAITKSALLPFHFWLPGAMAAPTPVSAYLHAAAMVKAGIYLVARFAPTFADVPGWTPVVLTLGGGTMLLGAVQALRQYDLKLLLAYGTVSQLGFLVVLTGSGTTDAALAGVTMLLAHALFKASLFLTVGAIDHATGTRDLRKLSGLRQEMPMLAVAGTISAASMAGLPPLFGFVGKEAAYTAYTTGEAPYSPWVLAVLALGSALTLAYSLRFVRGAFRTDGHVPPLQIHTPGAVLQSVPLLLALASLALGALSPYLEHTILGYANTVGHTTGQAHLGLWHGFNLALGLSFATWTLGFAIDALRGPLTTLWGENTPAPLSERIYRATMRLLDRISLEATGALQRGSLPLSLALMFLVFLIFPGGSLLIGDHDWASLPIRAYDMPAQVAVAAVTAVVAIAAVRSRRRLRAVILVGATGYGCAYLFLLHGAPDLALTQVLVETVSILVFVLVLRRLSGRFNDDASASERVLRAVLGTGVGTVVALFALLMPGMRQAPPASEGMDFWSVDFGGGHNIVNVILVDARAWDTMGELSVVLAAATGVASLIFLQEDNVEGARRKLGEIRARRRATHDMPSAHARWLAEGKGLLPERRSVILEVVARLIFHVVIVWSIYLLLSGHDSPGGGFAAGLVAGLAIAVRYLAGGRDEMRAAAPVMPGLLLGTGLFLSAGNGLASMLVGGDVLQTWHAYVHVPLMGELHLVSSVVFDIGVYLVVIGLLLDILRSLGGALDQQIEDDPGRTLDDSPAHSDHGTVGPR; from the coding sequence GTGATCACCCTCGTCCTGGCCCACCTCGGGCTGGCACTCTTCGCCCCCCTCCTGGTGTCCAGAATCGGCGCCCGCGCGTTCTGGGCCCTTGCCCTGCCGCCAGCGCTCACCGTCGGCTGGGCCGTCCTGTCCTATGCCGACGTCCACTCACACTCCCCACCGACAGAGCGCTACACCTGGGTCCCCGAACTCGGCCTCGAACTGCTCTTCCGACTGGACCCCCTCGCCTGGCTGATGACCCTCGTCGTCACCGGGATCGGCGTCCTCGTCCTCATCTACTGCGCGGCCTACTTCGACGACGAAGAACCCGGACTCGGCCGCTTCGCCGGCTGCCTCCTCGCCTTCGCCGGAGCCATGCTCGGCCTGGTCACCACCGACAACCTGCTCGTGCTCTACATCTTCTGGGAAGCCACGACCGTCCTGTCGTACCTGCTCATCGGCCATGTCACCGGCAGTCGAGCCAGCCGATCAGCAGCGATGGAGGCCCTCGTCGTCACCACTTTCGGTGGGCTGGCGATGCTCGTCGGGATCATCCTCCTCGGCGAACAGAGCGGCACCTACCGCATATCCGAACTCGCCGCAGGACACGACCCCAGCACTGCCACCAGCATCGCCGTCGTCCTGCTCCTCCTCGGAGCGATCACCAAATCAGCGCTGCTGCCCTTCCATTTCTGGCTGCCCGGCGCCATGGCCGCCCCCACCCCGGTCAGCGCCTACCTGCACGCCGCCGCGATGGTGAAAGCCGGTATCTACCTCGTCGCCCGTTTCGCCCCCACCTTCGCCGACGTCCCCGGATGGACCCCCGTCGTCCTCACCCTCGGCGGAGGAACGATGCTGCTCGGCGCCGTCCAGGCCCTTCGCCAGTACGACCTCAAACTGCTCCTCGCCTACGGCACGGTCAGCCAACTCGGCTTCCTCGTCGTCCTCACCGGCAGCGGCACCACCGATGCCGCGCTCGCCGGGGTGACCATGCTGTTGGCTCATGCCCTCTTCAAGGCTTCCCTCTTCCTCACCGTCGGCGCCATCGACCACGCCACCGGGACCCGTGACCTGCGGAAACTCTCCGGGCTACGGCAAGAGATGCCCATGCTGGCCGTGGCCGGGACGATCTCCGCCGCTTCCATGGCCGGGCTCCCGCCCCTGTTCGGTTTCGTCGGAAAAGAAGCTGCCTACACCGCGTACACCACCGGCGAAGCCCCCTACTCGCCCTGGGTGCTGGCCGTCCTCGCTCTCGGCTCGGCCCTGACTCTCGCCTACAGCCTGCGCTTCGTCCGGGGCGCCTTCCGCACCGACGGCCACGTACCTCCCCTACAGATCCACACCCCTGGTGCCGTTCTCCAGAGCGTGCCGCTCCTGCTCGCCCTCGCCTCCCTGGCTCTCGGTGCTCTCTCCCCTTACCTGGAGCACACGATCCTCGGCTATGCGAACACCGTGGGACACACCACAGGCCAAGCGCACCTGGGGCTATGGCACGGATTCAACCTCGCCCTCGGGCTCTCCTTCGCCACCTGGACCCTGGGTTTCGCCATCGACGCGCTACGCGGCCCGTTGACCACGCTCTGGGGAGAGAACACCCCGGCACCGCTCTCCGAACGGATCTACCGGGCCACCATGCGGCTGCTCGACCGGATCTCCTTGGAAGCCACCGGCGCCCTGCAGCGCGGTTCGCTACCGCTCTCCCTGGCCCTGATGTTCCTCGTCTTCCTCATCTTCCCCGGCGGGTCGCTCCTCATCGGCGACCACGACTGGGCCTCTCTGCCCATCCGGGCCTACGACATGCCTGCCCAGGTCGCTGTCGCCGCGGTGACCGCCGTCGTCGCCATCGCCGCCGTACGCTCTCGGCGACGGCTCCGCGCCGTCATCCTCGTCGGAGCCACCGGCTACGGCTGCGCCTACCTCTTCCTCCTGCACGGTGCCCCTGACCTCGCACTGACCCAGGTGCTCGTCGAAACCGTGTCCATCCTCGTGTTCGTCCTCGTCCTGCGACGGCTCTCCGGACGGTTCAACGACGACGCCAGCGCCTCCGAACGGGTGCTGCGCGCTGTGCTCGGCACCGGCGTCGGCACGGTGGTCGCCCTCTTCGCCCTGCTGATGCCAGGGATGCGCCAGGCTCCCCCCGCCTCCGAAGGGATGGACTTCTGGTCGGTGGATTTCGGTGGCGGCCACAACATCGTCAACGTCATCCTGGTCGACGCCCGGGCCTGGGACACCATGGGCGAACTCTCCGTCGTCCTGGCCGCTGCCACCGGCGTCGCCAGCCTGATCTTCCTCCAGGAAGACAATGTCGAAGGTGCTCGACGCAAACTCGGCGAGATACGCGCCCGACGCCGGGCCACCCACGACATGCCCAGTGCGCACGCCCGGTGGCTCGCCGAAGGGAAAGGCCTCCTTCCGGAACGCCGATCGGTCATCCTTGAAGTCGTTGCCCGGCTCATCTTCCACGTCGTCATCGTGTGGTCGATTTATCTGCTGCTCTCCGGCCACGACTCTCCAGGCGGGGGATTCGCCGCCGGACTCGTCGCCGGCCTGGCCATCGCCGTCCGCTACCTGGCCGGCGGCCGCGACGAGATGCGCGCCGCCGCCCCCGTCATGCCAGGACTTCTCCTCGGCACCGGACTCTTCCTCTCCGCAGGGAACGGACTGGCCTCCATGTTGGTCGGCGGAGACGTTCTCCAAACCTGGCATGCCTACGTCCACGTCCCCCTCATGGGCGAACTCCACCTCGTCAGCTCAGTGGTCTTCGACATCGGGGTCTACCTTGTCGTGATCGGACTGCTCCTGGACATCCTGCGCAGCCTCGGCGGAGCCCTCGATCAACAGATCGAGGACGATCCGGGACGTACCCTCGACGACTCCCCCGCCCACAGCGACCACGGCACGGTGGGACCCCGATGA
- a CDS encoding Na(+)/H(+) antiporter subunit C: protein MTANLTLALLTGVLIGCGVSLVMARGIVRSFLGVLLMGNGVNLLFLIASGKAGRAPIVGTADPQEMSDPLPQAMVLTAIVITLALTGFVLALAHRSWQLARSDVIVDDTEDARIHAKAAENDLSDSEFTTDEEPDPGEDPDPGGHRRRGVTTRPAPIREEPSR, encoded by the coding sequence ATGACCGCCAACCTGACCCTCGCCCTCCTGACCGGAGTCCTCATCGGTTGCGGAGTCTCTCTCGTCATGGCTCGAGGCATCGTCCGGTCCTTCCTCGGTGTCCTGCTCATGGGCAATGGCGTCAACCTGCTCTTCCTCATAGCCAGCGGGAAAGCCGGGCGTGCACCCATCGTCGGCACCGCAGACCCGCAGGAGATGAGCGACCCCCTCCCTCAGGCCATGGTGCTCACTGCCATCGTCATCACCCTGGCCCTCACCGGATTCGTCCTCGCGCTCGCTCACCGCTCCTGGCAGTTGGCCCGCAGCGATGTCATCGTCGACGACACCGAAGACGCCCGAATCCACGCGAAAGCCGCCGAGAACGACCTGTCCGACAGCGAATTCACCACCGACGAGGAACCGGACCCCGGCGAGGACCCCGATCCCGGAGGACATCGCCGCCGAGGCGTCACCACCCGGCCCGCACCGATCAGAGAGGAACCGTCCCGGTGA
- a CDS encoding Na+/H+ antiporter subunit D, whose protein sequence is MTLAPDSLLVPLPVVLPLVGAGLTLVSWRRDVWQRAISLAVLTAVLVTSVALVLLADQDGPLAVETGGWPAPMGIVLVVDRLSALMLVVSTTVTLGVTLYSIGQGRSADDERDGEAPMPIFYPTLMVLLAGVSTTFVSGDLFHIYVGFEMLLVASFVLLTLGGSADRVRAGVNYVFVSLLSSMFFLASIALVYAATGTVNLAHLSGRLDDLPSGTQLSLQVFLLLGFAVKAAVFPMSGWLPDSYPTAPAPVTAVFAGLLTKVGVYAIIRTQTLLFPSGRFDTVLLWAAILTMLFGILGAIAQDDIKRLLSFTLVSHIGYLLFGIAVGNSVGLSGAIFYVAHHILIQTTLFLVAGLIEWRTGTTSLNELGGLARTAPVIAVLFFLPAMNLAGIPPFSGFLGKIGLMQGGVLAETPLAYALVATSAVTSLLTLYAVARVWALAFWRRPVTELTDPADADIDPARLRLLQENMHRTVPREMIAPTTMLVALGIGLTVIAGPLYGITNRSATELQERTPYVQAVFPGGVR, encoded by the coding sequence GTGACCCTCGCCCCCGACTCGCTGCTGGTACCGCTGCCGGTCGTCCTTCCCCTTGTCGGAGCCGGGCTCACCCTGGTCTCTTGGCGACGCGACGTCTGGCAACGCGCCATCAGTCTCGCCGTCCTCACCGCTGTCCTCGTCACCTCTGTCGCTCTGGTGTTGCTCGCCGACCAGGACGGCCCGCTCGCTGTCGAAACCGGCGGCTGGCCCGCGCCCATGGGCATTGTCCTGGTCGTCGACCGGCTCTCCGCGCTGATGCTCGTGGTCTCCACCACCGTCACCCTGGGCGTCACCCTCTACTCCATCGGACAAGGCCGCTCCGCCGACGACGAACGCGACGGCGAAGCCCCCATGCCGATCTTCTACCCGACATTGATGGTGCTGCTCGCCGGGGTCTCCACGACCTTCGTCAGCGGCGATCTCTTCCACATCTACGTCGGTTTCGAGATGCTGCTCGTCGCGAGCTTCGTCCTGCTCACCCTCGGCGGATCAGCCGACCGGGTACGCGCCGGAGTGAACTACGTCTTCGTCAGCCTGCTGTCGTCGATGTTCTTCCTCGCCTCGATCGCCCTCGTCTACGCGGCGACCGGCACCGTCAACCTCGCGCATCTCTCCGGGCGCCTCGACGACCTCCCCTCCGGGACACAACTCAGCCTGCAGGTCTTCCTCCTGCTCGGTTTCGCGGTGAAAGCCGCTGTCTTCCCGATGTCGGGATGGCTGCCCGACTCCTATCCGACCGCGCCCGCTCCGGTGACCGCCGTTTTCGCTGGACTGCTCACCAAGGTCGGGGTCTACGCGATCATTCGTACCCAGACGCTGCTCTTCCCCTCCGGACGTTTCGACACGGTGCTCCTCTGGGCGGCGATCCTGACGATGCTCTTCGGCATCCTCGGCGCCATCGCCCAGGACGACATCAAACGACTGCTCTCGTTCACCCTCGTCAGTCACATCGGGTATCTGCTCTTCGGAATCGCTGTGGGCAATAGCGTCGGCCTGTCCGGTGCGATCTTCTACGTCGCCCACCACATCCTCATCCAAACGACGCTCTTCCTCGTCGCCGGGCTCATCGAGTGGCGTACCGGGACAACTTCCCTGAACGAACTCGGCGGATTGGCCCGCACCGCACCCGTCATCGCGGTCCTCTTCTTCCTGCCCGCGATGAACCTTGCCGGCATCCCCCCGTTCTCCGGTTTCCTCGGGAAGATCGGCCTCATGCAGGGCGGCGTCCTGGCCGAAACGCCACTCGCCTACGCCCTGGTCGCGACGTCCGCGGTGACCAGCCTCCTCACCTTGTACGCGGTCGCCCGGGTGTGGGCATTGGCCTTCTGGCGACGCCCGGTCACCGAGCTCACCGACCCAGCTGACGCCGACATCGATCCGGCTCGGCTGCGCCTGCTGCAGGAGAACATGCATCGGACGGTGCCCCGGGAAATGATCGCGCCGACGACGATGCTCGTCGCACTCGGTATCGGCCTCACTGTCATCGCCGGACCGCTCTACGGGATCACCAACCGGTCCGCCACCGAACTCCAGGAACGCACCCCCTACGTCCAGGCCGTCTTCCCCGGAGGTGTCCGATGA
- a CDS encoding Na+/H+ antiporter subunit E, translating to MRDVLRRRVQLGPLLLLALIWVLLWGRLTWATAVGGILIGLTVILIFPLPPLTLGLRLRPWALFVLFLRFNVDLIVASLQVAWAAVTPWTRPSGRTVRVPLRCDDDLFVVITAEMTALVPGTIVIDAVPERRELFLHVFHASDEHDLAKVRARVLAQEERVLRALAADHRSIMARPVRDVTEVTDVVELSSGPTRPVQEEK from the coding sequence ATGAGAGACGTGCTGCGTCGACGGGTGCAGCTCGGCCCGCTGCTGCTCCTGGCCCTGATCTGGGTGCTCCTGTGGGGTCGGCTGACCTGGGCTACTGCCGTCGGGGGAATCCTGATCGGGCTGACCGTGATCCTCATTTTCCCCCTTCCCCCGCTGACCTTGGGATTGCGTCTCCGCCCCTGGGCCTTATTCGTGCTCTTCCTGCGGTTCAATGTCGACCTGATCGTCGCCAGCCTCCAGGTCGCCTGGGCCGCGGTCACCCCGTGGACCCGTCCGAGCGGGAGAACGGTCCGGGTGCCACTGCGCTGCGACGACGACCTCTTCGTCGTGATCACTGCGGAGATGACTGCGCTCGTCCCGGGGACCATCGTCATCGACGCCGTCCCGGAGCGGCGCGAACTCTTCCTGCATGTTTTCCACGCCTCCGACGAGCACGATCTGGCGAAGGTCCGCGCCCGGGTACTCGCCCAGGAGGAGAGGGTACTGCGAGCGCTCGCCGCCGATCATCGGAGCATCATGGCCCGTCCGGTGCGTGATGTCACGGAGGTGACGGACGTGGTGGAGCTCTCGTCAGGGCCGACAAGACCTGTTCAGGAGGAGAAGTGA
- a CDS encoding monovalent cation/H+ antiporter complex subunit F — protein sequence MIESVVFWIIGAILVMAAVLSVVRIVRGPTAIDRAVANEVLVAIMVCALGVEAAMTRHDTTLPILISLSLTGFLASVSIARFVGRDRDRRPGGSPDAGDEAGPGVIR from the coding sequence GTGATCGAGAGCGTCGTGTTCTGGATCATCGGGGCGATACTCGTCATGGCTGCGGTGTTGAGCGTGGTCCGCATCGTGCGGGGGCCGACGGCGATCGATCGGGCTGTCGCGAACGAGGTGTTGGTGGCGATCATGGTGTGTGCTTTGGGTGTCGAGGCAGCCATGACGCGCCATGACACGACTCTGCCGATCTTGATCTCGTTGTCGTTGACGGGTTTTCTGGCATCGGTGTCGATTGCCCGTTTCGTGGGCCGGGATCGTGACCGGCGCCCGGGTGGTTCGCCGGATGCCGGGGACGAGGCCGGGCCGGGGGTGATCCGGTGA
- the mnhG gene encoding monovalent cation/H(+) antiporter subunit G, with the protein MWTAVADAAGLMCLFVGAALCLASAIGLLRLGDLYSRMHAATKPQVLGVLLVLLGIGLRLRDPFDLGMLFLVGVFQLFTIPASAQMLARAHYRAQESSDESDSSVSPVVGSGTATDRSEHR; encoded by the coding sequence ATGTGGACGGCGGTGGCCGATGCGGCGGGCCTGATGTGTCTGTTCGTCGGAGCCGCTTTGTGTCTGGCTTCGGCGATCGGCCTGCTCCGGTTGGGTGATCTCTATTCGCGGATGCATGCGGCAACGAAACCTCAGGTACTCGGAGTCCTGTTGGTGTTGTTGGGGATCGGGTTGCGGCTGCGTGATCCGTTCGATCTGGGGATGCTGTTCCTGGTGGGTGTCTTCCAGTTGTTCACCATCCCGGCGTCGGCGCAGATGCTGGCGCGGGCGCACTATCGCGCCCAGGAGTCGTCCGACGAGTCGGATTCGTCGGTGTCTCCTGTGGTGGGTTCCGGCACGGCTACGGACCGATCCGAGCATCGGTGA
- a CDS encoding ParB-like protein, with protein MAERSSTTRRIIVGATGVLVAAVTATVVVVTMPDDSPGGSSARSPLPVDEVAARCRQADAGDRPQGTECARSGSIVDVRLEELRPTQPSLGHDAVLYRLGRYGAEKDKVNKKYVDWCQASGLSDAVSASPAASLTDPGSFACELRPGQETDDSRQKMKTVVIGPQGRPYLVDGHHTITAFRELPDGGPDLKVRLRVVGNLSGLDEQTFWERMRSRKWAWLKDHEGKQITAAQLPTGLSLGELTDDAYRSLVYFTRDVGYTSKEVPFQEFYWGAWLRSSGKVDPKQLMTRDPATYLEAVRTAAQAQVSLPKKSVVYDGMTAKQLGRRASLSDKDLNKLSRPIDDPKPGKIAYLFAGRSIQAKR; from the coding sequence ATGGCTGAGCGGAGCAGCACGACACGACGCATCATTGTCGGAGCCACTGGCGTTCTCGTGGCAGCGGTGACGGCGACTGTTGTCGTCGTCACTATGCCGGACGACTCTCCTGGTGGCTCTTCGGCCCGCTCTCCGTTGCCGGTCGACGAGGTCGCCGCACGCTGTCGGCAGGCCGATGCGGGGGATCGTCCCCAGGGCACCGAGTGTGCCCGTTCCGGGTCGATCGTCGATGTCCGGTTGGAGGAGCTACGACCGACGCAGCCTTCCCTCGGGCATGACGCCGTCTTGTACCGCTTGGGTCGGTATGGCGCGGAGAAGGACAAGGTCAACAAGAAGTACGTCGACTGGTGTCAGGCATCGGGTTTGTCCGATGCGGTGTCTGCTTCACCAGCTGCTTCGTTGACCGATCCGGGCAGTTTCGCTTGCGAGTTACGTCCTGGACAGGAAACCGACGACAGCCGCCAGAAGATGAAGACGGTCGTGATCGGCCCTCAAGGGCGTCCTTATCTGGTCGATGGGCATCACACGATCACGGCTTTCCGTGAGTTACCGGACGGCGGACCCGATCTGAAGGTGCGTTTGCGGGTCGTGGGCAATCTGAGCGGGTTGGATGAGCAGACTTTCTGGGAACGGATGCGATCGCGGAAGTGGGCCTGGTTGAAGGACCACGAGGGGAAACAGATCACGGCGGCGCAGCTGCCTACCGGGCTGTCCCTGGGCGAGTTGACCGATGACGCCTATCGGAGCCTGGTCTACTTCACCCGGGATGTGGGCTATACCTCCAAGGAGGTTCCTTTCCAGGAGTTCTACTGGGGCGCTTGGCTGCGCTCGTCGGGGAAGGTCGACCCGAAGCAGCTGATGACCCGAGATCCGGCCACCTATCTCGAGGCGGTTCGCACGGCGGCTCAAGCGCAGGTGTCCTTGCCGAAGAAGTCTGTGGTGTACGACGGGATGACCGCAAAGCAACTCGGGCGCCGCGCATCCCTCAGTGACAAGGACCTGAACAAGCTGTCTCGTCCGATCGACGACCCCAAACCGGGAAAGATCGCTTATCTGTTCGCCGGTCGGAGCATCCAGGCCAAGCGCTGA